In Oncorhynchus tshawytscha isolate Ot180627B unplaced genomic scaffold, Otsh_v2.0 Un_contig_3847_pilon_pilon, whole genome shotgun sequence, the following are encoded in one genomic region:
- the LOC121845509 gene encoding membrane progestin receptor gamma-B-like isoform X1 — MLSLIKLPRVFTIHQVPKVFHEDSIISGYRHPRSSATDCILSLFQLTNETLNIWTHFLPTWYFLWKLLTVVLMRDVWSDSFTWPLLVFLMSCCVYPLASSCAHTFSTMSTRARHICFFFDYGALSLYSLGSAITYSAYVIPDKWVNSLFHQYYIPIAVVNTVICTALACYSRLGLPYIQYNHHSIKRFSECKSPKFGKFLRILAFALPYLFDNIPLFYRLYLCVGEGCTDNDTNALHHTHIALAFLTAFLFATHLPERLAPGSFDYIGHSHQLFHVFGIIGTHFQMEAIEQDMVTRRPWLLTYSLPITFTNTLGAALLSVTLSLGIIFLFSLPLLWSATRGEHTEKTQSHPIAKGCQYH, encoded by the exons ATGCTCAGCCTCATTAAACTGCCCAGAGTCTTCACCATCCACCAAGTCCCAAAA gTGTTCCATGAGGACAGCATCATCTCAGGCTACCGACACCCTCGCAGCTCAGCCACTGACTGCATCCTCAGCCTCTTCCAGCTGACCAATGAAACGCTCAATATCTGGACACACTTCCTGCCCACATG GTACTTCTTATGGAAGCTGCTGACGGTGGTCCTGATGCGAGACGTGTGGAGCGACTCGTTCACATGGCCCCTCCTGGTGTTCCTGATGTCGTGCTGTGTGTACCCGCTGGCCTCTAGCTGTGCCCACACCTTCAGCACCATGTCAACACGCGCACGACACATCTGCTTCTTCTTCGACTACGGAGCTCTGAGTCTCTACAGCCTGG GCTCTGCCATAACATATTCTGCCTACGTGATTCCTGATAAGTGGGTGAACAGTTTGTTCCACCAGTACTATATCCCCATCGCTGTGGTAAACACTGTCATCTGTACCgccttagcctgctactccag GCTTGGTTTACCATATATCCAATATAACCATCACAGCATAAAAAG ATTCTCAGAGTGTAAGAGCCCAAAGTTTGGCAAATTTCTCCGCATTCTAGCTTTCGCATTACCCTACCTGTTCGACAACATTCCTCTCTTCTACAGG CTCTACTTGTGTGTGGGTGAGGGCTGCACTGACAACGATACCAACGCTCTCCACCACACCCACATCGCCCTGGCCTTCTTGACCGCATTCCTCTTCGCCACACACCTACCAGAGCGCCTGGCCCCCGGCAGCTTCGACTACATAG GTCACAGCCACCAACTGTTCCATGTGTTCGGCATAATCGGCACTCATTTCCAGATGGAGGCCATTGAGCAGGACATGGTGACGCGACGCCCGTGGCTCCTCACGTACTCTCTGCCCATCACCTTCACCAACACACTGGGGGCGGCACTGCTGAGTGTAACCCTCAGCCTTGGCATCATCTTCCTCTTTAGTCTGCCTCTGCTCTGGTCAGCCACCCGGGGAGAACACACTGAGAAGACACAGTCACATCCAATAGCCAAGGGCTGCCAGTACCACTAG
- the LOC121845509 gene encoding membrane progestin receptor gamma-B-like isoform X2, with amino-acid sequence MLSLIKLPRVFTIHQVPKVFHEDSIISGYRHPRSSATDCILSLFQLTNETLNIWTHFLPTWYFLWKLLTVVLMRDVWSDSFTWPLLVFLMSCCVYPLASSCAHTFSTMSTRARHICFFFDYGALSLYSLGSAITYSAYVIPDKWVNSLFHQYYIPIAVVNTVICTALACYSRFSECKSPKFGKFLRILAFALPYLFDNIPLFYRLYLCVGEGCTDNDTNALHHTHIALAFLTAFLFATHLPERLAPGSFDYIGHSHQLFHVFGIIGTHFQMEAIEQDMVTRRPWLLTYSLPITFTNTLGAALLSVTLSLGIIFLFSLPLLWSATRGEHTEKTQSHPIAKGCQYH; translated from the exons ATGCTCAGCCTCATTAAACTGCCCAGAGTCTTCACCATCCACCAAGTCCCAAAA gTGTTCCATGAGGACAGCATCATCTCAGGCTACCGACACCCTCGCAGCTCAGCCACTGACTGCATCCTCAGCCTCTTCCAGCTGACCAATGAAACGCTCAATATCTGGACACACTTCCTGCCCACATG GTACTTCTTATGGAAGCTGCTGACGGTGGTCCTGATGCGAGACGTGTGGAGCGACTCGTTCACATGGCCCCTCCTGGTGTTCCTGATGTCGTGCTGTGTGTACCCGCTGGCCTCTAGCTGTGCCCACACCTTCAGCACCATGTCAACACGCGCACGACACATCTGCTTCTTCTTCGACTACGGAGCTCTGAGTCTCTACAGCCTGG GCTCTGCCATAACATATTCTGCCTACGTGATTCCTGATAAGTGGGTGAACAGTTTGTTCCACCAGTACTATATCCCCATCGCTGTGGTAAACACTGTCATCTGTACCgccttagcctgctactccag ATTCTCAGAGTGTAAGAGCCCAAAGTTTGGCAAATTTCTCCGCATTCTAGCTTTCGCATTACCCTACCTGTTCGACAACATTCCTCTCTTCTACAGG CTCTACTTGTGTGTGGGTGAGGGCTGCACTGACAACGATACCAACGCTCTCCACCACACCCACATCGCCCTGGCCTTCTTGACCGCATTCCTCTTCGCCACACACCTACCAGAGCGCCTGGCCCCCGGCAGCTTCGACTACATAG GTCACAGCCACCAACTGTTCCATGTGTTCGGCATAATCGGCACTCATTTCCAGATGGAGGCCATTGAGCAGGACATGGTGACGCGACGCCCGTGGCTCCTCACGTACTCTCTGCCCATCACCTTCACCAACACACTGGGGGCGGCACTGCTGAGTGTAACCCTCAGCCTTGGCATCATCTTCCTCTTTAGTCTGCCTCTGCTCTGGTCAGCCACCCGGGGAGAACACACTGAGAAGACACAGTCACATCCAATAGCCAAGGGCTGCCAGTACCACTAG